One window of Amaranthus tricolor cultivar Red isolate AtriRed21 chromosome 13, ASM2621246v1, whole genome shotgun sequence genomic DNA carries:
- the LOC130797542 gene encoding cation/H(+) antiporter 14-like produces the protein MGMALITEQALKWWSLGAWNGTQILCEKINTQKVYKGFWENHLYPRHSYSSILLCNLAIILSVTWVTWFLLKPLRMAFTSQMIGGVIVMGILFSNRGFEYHTLLPPTVTFILKTMSFIGFIFHLFMLGVETNMTVIIRRLEKKSIAIGFSGCIISLLFSIAAFLTTKIFKFSKVEHQMSDGIISLMCLNAQSFFMVTCNNLNDLGISNSDIGRLASTISLLLDLLVMVTNFTKYVILPPIVSMGKDVRNSAIILGYYALIFLVFRPLVMMVLRYTPQGGTMKNTHFMFIFLIVMFVAGLGEVLDEMFAVFLFALSLPEYPLSSVFSEKLDAITSAVFFPVYCAVQGLQTNVYSLTKRSLQFEFILILGYVGKFVGTTFSACLFGFPLWNSMALALILCSKGLLDIVSLGMWRDQKLLDIEEYTLAMFHFLILTGGLMPLVRRLYEPLSQYTSVFRQSVAESTSNGTFQTIVCLYKEENLPGTLRLIEAFNPTRTRPIPVIALQLMPLFGRCTVPIMAPLDQVKSLPIFRPKLAYLNRVVEAFLNLERESKGYTRVKHYIALASLEGMHNDVCALAYEKDVSLLILPFHMNVQWTKVGKIVEDGSLSIREVNKMVLEKAPCSVGILLDRANPFQGLGDSYAYQVAIIFLGGPDDKDALALTSLFGTHPHVKVVVVWLKSSIKDEGDDAIEALNYELITSYKAPKPPPNDNDTTMKLKEVVVNDGADTTNLLLSMNGVVDLVVVGRHHDPTCVPLYGLSLDGWREYPELGILGDLLATPDFGFSVLVVQQEPKDDVVGAVKSTGKFNSNIEDE, from the exons atggGAATGGCACTGATAACAGAGCAGGCATTAAAATGGTGGAGTTTAGGTGCATGGAATGGTACACAAATTTTATGTGAGAAAATAAATACTCAAAAAGTATATAAAGGTTTCTGGGAAAATCATTTATATCCTCGACATTCTTATTCGTCTATTCTATTATGTAATCTTGCTATTATTTTGAGCGTTACTTGGGTTACTTGGTTCTTGCTCAAACCTCTTCGTATGGCATTCACGTCCCAGATGATT GGTGGTGTTATCGTAATGGGAATACTATTTTCCAACAGAGGATTCGAGTACCACACATTACTACCCCCAACAGTAACATTCATCTTAAAAACAATGTCATTCATAGGCTTCATATTCCATCTATTCATGCTAGGAGTAGAAACAAACATGACTGTAATCATAAGAAGACTCGAAAAGAAATCCATAGCCATAGGCTTTTCTGGTTGTATAATCTCATTACTATTCAGTATTGCAGCatttttaacaacaaaaatattcaaattctCCAAAGTTGAACACCAAATGTCAGATGGAATCATAAGTTTAATGTGTCTTAATGCACAATCCTTCTTCATGGTTACGTGTAACAACCTTAATGATCTCGGAATAAGTAATTCTGATATCGGTCGTTTAGCTTCAACCATTTCTTTGCTCCTTGATCTTTTAGTTATGGTAACAAATTTTACCAAATATGTGATTTTACCACCAATAGTTAGTATGGGAAAAGATGTCAGAAATTCAGCTATAATTTTGGGTTATTATGCCttaattttcttggtttttagACCATTGGTTATGATGGTTTTAAGGTATACCCCACAAGGAGGGACTATGAAGAACACCCATTTTATGTTTATCTTTTTGATAGTTATGTTTGTTGCTGGGCTTGGAGAAGTGTTGGATGAAATGTTTGCGGTTTTCTTGTTCGCGTTATCATTACCAGAATATCCATTGTCATCTGTTTTTTCAGAGAAATTGGATGCTATTACTTCTGCTGTGTTTTTCCCTGTGTATTGTGCTGTGCAAGGGTTGCAGACTAATGTGTATTCTCTGACTAAAAGGTCTTTGCAATTTgagtttattttgattttgggttATGTTGGAAAGTTTGTGGGAACTACATTTTCTGCTTGTCTATTTGGGTTTCCTTTGTGGAATTCTATGGCTCTTGCTCTTATTCTTTGCTCCAAAGGGTTGCTTGATATAGTCTCACTCGGGATGTGGAGAGATCAAAAA TTGTTAGATATAGAGGAGTACACATTAGCAATGTTCCATTTTTTGATCCTTACCGGAGGGTTAATGCCACTAGTGAGACGTTTGTATGAACCATTGAGCCAATACACAAGTGTTTTTAGACAAAGTGTGGCAGAGTCAACAAGCAATGGGACATTTCAAACAATAGTTTGCCTTTACAAGGAAGAGAATTTACCAGGAACATTGCGCCTTATTGAAGCCTTTAACCCTACAAGAACAAGACCAATTCCAGTCATTGCCCTACAACTCATGCCACTATTTGGTCGTTGCACTGTCCCGATCATGGCACCATTAGACCAAGTAAAATCCCTGCCTATCTTTCGGCCAAAGCTCGCATATTTGAATCGAGTAGTTGAAGCGTTCTTAAACCTTGAACGCGAATCTAAAGGTTACACTCGCGTAAAACACTACATAGCCTTGGCTTCCCTTGAAGGTATGCACAATGATGTATGTGCCCTTGCGTACGAAAAAGACGTAAGCCTTCTCATCTTACCATTCCATATGAATGTACAATGGACTAAAGTTGGGAAAATTGTTGAAGATGGTTCTCTATCAATAAGGGAAGTTAATAAGATGGTTCTAGAAAAAGCACCATGTTCGGTTGGAATCTTGCTTGATAGAGCTAATCCTTTCCAAGGATTAGGGGACTCTTATGCTTATCAAGTAGCTATAATTTTTCTAGGAGGGCCAGATGATAAAGATGCCCTTGCCTTAACTAGTTTGTTTGGTACTCATCCTCATGTTAAGGTTGTTGTTGTATGGTTGAAGTCTTCTATTAAGGATGAAGGCGATGATGCTATAGAGGCTTTGAATTATGAATTGATAACGAGTTATAAGGCTCCTAAGCCTCCGCCTAATGACAATGACACGACAATGAAATTGAAAGAGGTTGTTGTTAACGATGGTGCTGATACTACTAATCTTTTGTTATCTATGAACGGTGTTGTTGATTTGGTTGTTGTCGGAAGACACCATGATCCGACTTGTGTGCCCTTATATGGACTTTCTCTTGATGGATGGCGCGAGTATCCAGAGTTAGGGATTCTTGGGGACTTGTTAGCTACCCCTGATTTTGGGTTCTCTGTGCTTGTTGTACAACAAGAGCCAAAAGATGATGTTGTAGGGGCTGTTAAATCAACAGGAAAGTTTAATAGTAACATTGAGGATGAATGA
- the LOC130797543 gene encoding pentatricopeptide repeat-containing protein At1g74600, chloroplastic yields the protein MRSMCLIKCLGETLEFPPFFRVYSQVVNSRRSRTNCKATMNFILHRISKKPKLTKYSVKFFCNAVTFEHPSLSNASIDGDINYMALYQFFVSLNKSMVFSIKEAQILHAHLIKSANFHVNTYFSNSLVDWYMKYSTVDDAVQLFDEMSNPNSISWNVMISGHNNKLLYDDAWKYFCRMKSMGCESSQHTYGSVISACSGLGCLLYAKMVYALTLKDGFFSNAYVRSGLINLFSKKGCVEDALQLFCDWPYEENVVCWNTIINGAVRSGDHEKGLELFHEMRQCAVIPNDFTFSIALGACIALKSNDMGRRIHGLVIKHGIGKDVFVGTNISDLYFKCGHMDEAIKNFFRMPVQNVVSWTTMISGFVQKGDVVSGLRLFGEMRKAGVKVHKYTLTCILSACAKSHMPDVAKQLHSWIYKIGLATDSDVVASLISTYSKVGETLLPELLYLEQDKYENEGVLNAMISSFAQRKQFEKAINLFCKMLFNGLKPNKFAICSILSIIDSLDTGRQIHSYTLKTGLIFYPSAGCSLFTMYSKCGQLRESCDIFQQLPDKDIVSWSSMISGFAEHGYACEAIQLFKEMLSANIRPDQITLIGVLGACCTNGFLLTGKEVHGYAFRVGFCRQSLIGGGLVSMYSKCDALVLARRVFDMIPHKDQVMCSALVSGYTRIGCIQEALFILHGMLADNRQVDSYSISAILGSDTLLNRTDIGIQLHSLIMKLGLESDVSVGSSLVTMYSKCGASNDCRKAFDQIINPDLVSWTTLIMSYAQHGKGAEALKAYETMKHVGMKPDAVTFVGVLSACSHAGLVEEGYSHLSSMSNDYSIEPQLRHYACMVDILGRSGRLKEAKHFIDNMPIKPNALIWGTLLSASNVHGDVELGRLAAKKVFDLQPSDCGAFVSLSNLYADSGQWNDVEDIRGLLKETKFGKEPGWSLV from the coding sequence ATGCGCAGTATGTGTTTGATAAAATGCCTAGGAGAAACTTTAGaattccctcctttttttagggtttatagTCAAGTAGTAAACTCACGAAGAAGTCGTACGAACTGTAAAGCTACCATGAATTTCATCCTTCACCGAATAAGTAAAAAAccgaaattaacaaaatattcagttaaatttttttgcaatGCAGTTACCTTTGAGCACCCATCACTCTCTAATGCAAGTATTGATGGCGATATAAACTATATGGCGCTTTATCagttttttgtttctttgaataaatcaatggTATTTTCAATCAAGGAAGCGCAAATTTTGCATGCCCATTTGATCAAGTCAGCAAATTTTCACGTTAATACATATTTTTCGAATTCTTTAGTTGATTGGTATATGAAATACTCTACAGTTGATGATGCAGTCcaattgtttgatgaaatgtCTAACCCAAATTCAATTTCATGGAATGTTATGATTTCGGGtcataataataagttattgTATGATGATGCTTGGAAGTATTTTTGCCGTATGAAATCTATGGGTTGTGAGAGTAGTCAGCATACTTATGGCAGTGTTATCTCTGCTTGTAGTGGTTTAGGGTGTTTGTTGTATGCTAAAATGGTGTATGCACTAACTTTGAAAGATGGATTCTTTTCCAATGCCTATGTTCGTTCCGGCTTGATTAATTTGTTTTCTAAAAAGGGttgtgttgaagatgctttgcaGTTGTTTTGTGATTGGCCTTATGAAGAAAATGTAGTTTGTTGGAATACCATAATAAATGGGGCTGTCAGGAGCGGGGATCATGAAAAGGGTCTTGAGCTTTTTCATGAAATGCGTCAGTGTGCAGTGATTCCCAATGATTTTACATTCTCTATTGCTTTAGGTGCTTGTATTGCACTTAAAAGTAATGATATGGGAAGGAGAATTCATGGTTTGGTGATCAAACATGGGATAGGGAAAGACGTGTTTGTAGGGACAAATATTAGTGATTTATACTTCAAATGTGGACATATGGATGAAGCTATCAAAAACTTCTTCAGAATGCCTGTCCAAAACGTAGTTTCATGGACAACTATGATTTCTGGTTTTGTGCAAAAGGGTGATGTTGTTTCTGGTCTGAGGCTATTTGGGGAAATGAGAAAAGCTGGGGTCAAGGTGCACAAATATACTCTAACTTGCATACTCAGTGCATGTGCTAAGTCACACATGCCTGATGTGGCTAAGCAACTGCATTCTTGGATTTATAAAATAGGATTGGCTACTGATTCAGATGTGGTAGCTTCTTTGATCAGTACATACTCCAAAGTTGGAGAAACACTTTTGCCTGAATTATTGTATTTGGAACAGGATAAATATGAAAATGAAGGTGTTTTGAATGCCATGATCTCTTCCTTTGCCCAAAGAAAGCAATTCGAGAAAGCAATTAACTTGTTTTGCAAAATGTTATTTAATGGTCTGAAACCAAACAAGTTCGCCATTTGTAGTATTTTAAGCATCATTGACTCTCTAGACACAGGGAGACAGATCCACTCTTACACCCTTAAAACTGGATTAATTTTTTATCCTTCCGCTGGTTGCTCACTATTTACTATGTACTCAAAATGTGGCCAATTGCGTGAATCTTGCGATATCTTCCAGCAGCTTCCTGATAAAGACATTGTTTCATGGTCCTCAATGATTTCTGGTTTTGCTGAACATGGATATGCATGTGAAGCCATCCAGTTGTTCAAAGAGATGCTCTCTGCAAACATCAGGCCTGATCAAATCACTCTCATAGGAGTTCTGGGAGCTTGCTGTACGAATGGTTTTCTGTTGACTGGTAAGGAAGTCCATGGCTATGCTTTCCGGGTAGGGTTCTGCAGACAGAGCTTGATCGGAGGTGGGCTTGTAAGTATGTATTCAAAATGTGATGCTCTAGTTTTGGCTAGAAGGGTGTTTGACATGATTCCTCATAAAGACCAAGTTATGTGTTCTGCGTTAGTTTCAGGATACACCCGTATAGGATGCATTCAAGAAGCATTGTTTATACTCCATGGAATGCTTGCAGATAATCGTCAAGTTGACTCGTACTCAATTTCAGCTATTCTTGGTTCTGATACTCTTTTAAATAGGACTGACATTGGGATTCAATTACATTCTCTCATTATGAAATTAGGGTTGGAGTCTGATGTTTCTGTAGGTAGCTCACTGGTGACAATGTACTCAAAATGTGGTGCTTCAAATGATTGTCGTAAAGCTTTTGATCAAATAATAAATCCTGACTTGGTTAGTTGGACTACTTTGATAATGAGCTATGCACAACATGGAAAAGGTGCAGAGGCATTAAAGGCTTATGAAACTATGAAACATGTGGGCATGAAACCTGATGCTGTGACATTTGTTGGGGTTTTATCTGCGTGTAGTCATGCTGGTTTGGTTGAAGAAGGTTATTCTCATCTGAGCTCCATGTCCAATGACTATAGTATTGAACCTCAGCTTCGTCATTATGCGTGCATGGTTGATATACTTGGTCGCTCTGGAAGACTAAAAGAAGCAAAACATTTTATAGATAACATGCCTATAAAGCCTAATGCGTTGATTTGGGGAACGCTGTTGTCTGCTTCCAATGTACATGGTGATGTTGAACTTGGAAGACTAGCAGCCAAAAAAGTTTTTGATTTGCAGCCATCTGATTGTGGTGCTTTTGTATCTTTGTCAAACCTGTATGCTGATTCTGGGCAGTGGAATGACGTGGAAGACATTAGAGGTTTACTGAAGGAAACTAAGTTTGGAAAAGAACCTGGCTGGAGCCTTGTGTGA